A window of Gorilla gorilla gorilla isolate KB3781 chromosome 5, NHGRI_mGorGor1-v2.1_pri, whole genome shotgun sequence genomic DNA:
CCCCTAGTGAGGAGGAAGCTTGGGGTTTGAGTTTCTTAACTCCACCCATTTTGCTTAAGCCCCATCCCCATAGGGCTGTAGTTCTGAGATGTCGTGCCTTGTCAGAAACAATTTgggagttttttaaaatatgaaaaagaacagAGCCCATCAGACTTAAGAAGGTGGGATCTAGATagtatactaaaaatattaataaaaggaaGGTGGGGCCAGCAATAAAAGCTCCACAGATTGTTTGGATATTGTTTCTGCTTAAGAAGCACTTGGCATAAGCTTAACCACCTCACTAGGGCTAGCACCTGGATTCATCAGACTATTGTGCAGATGCACTTTTTCCTCATTTGGACGATATTGCCCTAATTTTGTTTCCCATCTTTACAGGCTCCCTGGGGAAGGGAATGCAGGGTTGCTGGGGCTGGGCCCAGAAGCAGCAGCACCAGGGAAAAGGATTCGAAAACCCTCTCTCTTGTATGAGGGCTTTGAGAGCCCCACAATGGCTTCGGTGCCTGCTTTGCAACTTACCCCTGCCAACCCACCACCCCCGGAGGTGTCCAATCCCAAAAAGCCAGGACGAGTTACCAACCAGCTGCAATACCTACACAAGGTAGTGATGAAGGCTCTGTGGAAACATCAGTTCGCATGGCCATTCCGGCAGCCTGTGGATGCTGTCAAACTGGGTCTACCGGTGAGTAGAGACATTGGAGCCCGGGAGGTGTGGGATGAGCAAGAATGCGTGTGAATGGGGGTGGTCTGTCTAGTGTAGATGCTGCGGCCCCTAGGGAGTTCCCATTTCTCCCCTGTAGGGCAGTTAGCTACCAGATTTCTGGATATCTTGGTCCTTTGTGATTGATCCGACCGCTTGCTGTAACTATCTTGGCATCTTTCCTTGTGCCCTCCATGTGTCCTTCCTTAACTTTTGTGCCctggctccattttacagattccCACCTCGGGTTGGGAGAGGACCACGGTGGCCAAAATTCTTagcttcttcctttccctcatgCAGCCCATGGATAGCCAGCCCCAGAGGTAATGTCACAGGATGGGAAGTTTTCCAgagtgggtgggaggtgggtggtTAGAGAAAGGCAGCAGGGGCCTCCCTGTGGATGTCaagaatcttttttatttatttacttattttgtccCACAGTTTAACTGGGGCCGCAGTTTAAGTAACTATTCCTTTGATGcatagggggtgtgtgtgtgtgtgtgagtcggGGATCTGTAGTCTCcctataagcatttatttttctgtggttctgacctaacatttatttatttaggattatcacaaaattataaaacagcCTATGGACATGGGTACTATTAAGAGGAGACTTGAAAACAATTATTATTGGGCTGCTTCAGAGTGTATGCAAGATTTTAATACCATGTTCACCAACTGTTACATTTACAACAAGGTGAGTTTTTCTGTGTGTTCATTTAGTAGGTGGGGAGAAACAGTAATTTCTATTATTGCTGGATATGTTGTCTACATAAAGTTTAAATCCTTTGCTACTGAAGGTGTTATCCAGGTAGGGTAGTCGGAGTCTTAAAAACCTGACTCTAGATGGTACTATTGAACACAGTGATGTGACTTCAGAGCTCTAGTTGAAGGTTATTTAGAACACTTCATACTTGGGGGGGGTGGTCCTGTTTCTTAGAAATCACCAGAGACCTGAGTAGACCAGGGATCTGTTTTCTTGTCAGCTCtcaagttttttcttctttcggATTTTGGGAGACAGTTAGGAGAAAGTGGAAATTAGTAGTGGCCTGGAGTAGgaaattttctttgaaatcaCCAGAGACCTGAGTAGACCAGGGATCTGTTTTCTTGTCAGCTCtcaagttttttcttctttcggATTTTGGGAGACAGTTAGGAGAAAGTGGAAATTAGTAGTGGCCTGGAGTAGGAAATTTTCTTTAAGATTTGATGACAAGATGACTGGTTGGGGGTATGGTAATGGCCTAGGGCCTGAATGCCTCTGAGAAAGATGGTGTGTATCTATCTTCTGTTGGCATTTTTTAACTTACTTTATTGCTGTCTGTGTTCTCATAGCCCACTGATGATATTGTCCTAATGGCACAAACGCTGGAAAAGATCTTCCTACAGAAGGTTGCATCAATGCCACAAGAAGAACAAGAGCTGGTGGTGACCATCCCTAAGAACAGCCACAAGAAGGGGGCCAAGTTGGCAGGTAGGAAGAGTGGGAGTTTTGCAAATGGACAACTAAAGATGGGGAAGAGAATCAAACtacacttttttccttttttctagcgCTCCAGGGCAGTGTTACCAGTGCCCATCAGGTGCCTGCCGTCTCTTCTGTGTCACACACAGCCCTGTATACTCCTCCACCTGAGATACCTACCACTGTCCTCAACATTCCCCACCCATCAGTCATTTCCTCTCCACTTCTCAAGTCCCTGCACTCTGCTGGACCCCCGCTCCTTGCTGTTACTGCAGCTCCTCCAGCCCAGCCCCTTGCCAAGGTATGATCTGTGGATTTCCTCTGGGCAGCAGGGAGGCAAGGGTCTTAAGTAAAGTGGGCTTGGAGTGACAGGTTCCCCTATCTTGTTTCTTTCTGCAGAAAAAAGGCGTAAAGCGGAAAGCAGATACTACCACCCCTACACCtacagccatcttggctcctggTTCTCCAGCTAGCCCTCCTGGGAGTCTTGAGCCTAAGGCAGCACGGCTTCCCCCTATGCGTAGAGAGAGTGGTCGCCCCATCAAGCCCCCACGCAAAGACTTGCCTGACTCTCAGCAACAACACCAGAGCTCTAAGAAAGGAAAGCTTTCAGAACAGTTAAAACATTGCAATGGCATTTTGAAGGAGTTACTCTCTAAGAAGCATGCTGCCTATGCTTGGCCTTTCTATAAACCAGTGGATGCTTCTGCACTTGGCCTGCATGACTACCATGACATCATTAAGCACCCCATGGACCTCAGCACTGTCAAGGTACCCACTGCATGGGGCAGATGGGATGCTCAGGCAGTGATGGGAGCCTAGGTGCAAAACAATAAGTATCCTTATGTGGGCACACAGCAGTCTTTGGTTCTTGGCgttttacttttgtaaaataataGTGGAACAGAAGGTCTGGTATTTTGAGAATTCGTATTTCTTGGAGTTTGAAACAGTAGGGTGGGGTTTCTTTGTCTTGAGAAAAATACTGTCTATAATTAAGTACTAATGTTGTGGCAGTGTTGGGTTAAGGAAGTTGTAGGGTGGAAAGACAGGCATAGGCCACCTCTCTGTCACttagaaatgatttctttttctagacaTAAATATTTCTTCAACCCACCCAAATTCCTTTGACTTCAAACTTGAACCCCAGGGCACAGATCCTTAAGGTCATCCCCACTGTGCTTTCAAGAGAGGGCTCTTCTTGTGGTGTCTGGGGTTGGCAGGGAAAGGTGAGTCTTCCTGCCTGTGCAGCTTCTGATGCTGCCTCCTTCTGCAGCGGAAGATGGAGAACCGTGATTACCGGGATGCACAGGAGTTTGCTGCTGATGTACGGCTTATGTTCTCCAACTGCTATAAGTACAATCCCCCAGATCACGATGTTGTGGCAATGGCACGAAAGCTACAGGTGAGTGGAAAGGTTggagtttgaaaaataaatggtaTGGGGAGTTATTTTGTCATCTGTGCTGCATAGCCTCAACATGAGGGTCTCACTGTTCTGTATAGTTGTAAATTGGAGTTATATCACTTGGTGGCTGGGTATGTAGGGCACTGTTTATCAGCATAGTTTTGAGTTTGTGCCTCTTTCTAGGATGTATTTGAGTTCCGTTATGCCAAGATGCCAGATGAACCACTAGAACCAGGGCCTTTACCAGTCTCTACTGCCATGCCCCCTGGCTTGGCCAAATCGTCTTCAGAGTCCTCCAGTGAGGAAAGTAGCAGTGAGAGCTCCtcggaggaagaggaggaggaagatgaggaggacgaggaggaagaagagagtgaAAGCTCAGACTCAGAGGAAGAAAGGGCTCATCGCTTAGCAGAACTACAGGAACAGGTATTTTGTCACTCTTGAAAGTTTTTACTGGGTAAGAGGTTCATGCCCTTTGTCctcattttttcttgtcattttatctttatttactttttccacttcatgttttttttcctttagcttcGGGCAGTACATGAACAACTGGCTGCTCTGTCCCAGGGTCCAATATCCAAGcccaagaggaaaagagagaaaaaagagaaaaagaagaaacggAAGGCAGAGAAGCATCGAGGCCGAGCTGGGGCCGACGAAGATGACAAGGGGCCTCGGGCACCCCGCCCACCTCAACCTAAGAAGTCCAAGAAAGCAAGTGGCAGTGGGGGTGGCAGTGCTGCTTTAGGCCCTTCTGGCTTTGGACCTTCTGGAGGAAGTGGCACCAAGTGAGTTAGAGTAGGAAGCAGAGACTAGTTTGGCTATTTCTGTCTCTCTGGGGGATGCCATCTCTCTTTGCAAAGATACTTCTAAATGGCCAGTTAACAGATACAATAGGCTttgagcagtggtccccaacctttttggcaccagggaccagtttcgtggaagacagatTTTACCACGGACAGGGTTTGAGGGGATGgtttttgggatgaaactgttccacctcagatcattgGGCCATTGGATTCCCATAAGGAGCATGCAGCCTGGATATCTACCATGCACACTTCACAGTAGGGTTcatgcttctatgagaatctaatgcttctgctgatctgacaggcaGTGATGCCCACATGCCGGCTGTTCACCTCCTGCgtagcccagtaacaggccatggactggtactggtctgggGGTTGGGACCCCTGGCTTTGGGAGTCAGGGTGTTTCACAGCTACTCTGACAGTGAACTCAAAGTAGCCATAAACTAGAAACAAGAAGATGGCTGTGTTCCAAAAAGACTTTATTTGCAAAGACACGTGGTGATCAGATTTGTTCCCTGGGCCATATAGTTTGCCTGTTGCTCTAAATCAATGAGTCTAGACTTGTTTTTCATGGCGTagtagtttttggttttttggtgtggttttgtgttttgtttgttttttgttgttgttgttgttgttttttgttttttttttaaagactccaggctggagtgcagtggcgtgatctcggcttactgcaacctccacttctcgggttcaagcgattctcctgcctcagcctcccaagtagccaggattacaggcatgcgccaccacgcccagctaatttttgtatttttagtgcgcAGCTAGTTTatgtagttttagtggagacggggtttcgccatgttgggcaggctggtcttgaactcctgatctcaagtgatctgcccgccttggcctcccaaagtgctgggattacaaatctgagccactgcagctggcccatGGTGTAGTTTGGTAGTGTTTAAGGGAGCAGAAAGACCCATGTCAGTATACCTAAACAggtataccttgttttattgtgcttcactttatGGAGGTTTTTTTagatactactttttttttaaattgaagattTGTGACAACCCTGTATGGAGCAAGTCTTTCAACAGTTTTTCCAACATGTTTGTGTGTCAcatttttagtaatattttttcattaaggTATGTATGTACATTGTCTTTTTAAAGACATGTTATTGCCTACTTACAGTCAAGAGCATAGTGCAAATAAAATGCTCTGTTTCACTATACAGTGTCCCAGTAGCCCACCTCTTACTTGGCCATTGAATGGAAAAACAGAAGCTCCACTCTGGGCAGGAAATAGGATCACTGAATTATAACAGTGGGAACATACTGGAAGAGGTTAATGAAGCTTCTTTTGCTGACAACTCTTTTTGCCCTTAGGCTCCCCAAAAAGGCCACAAAGACAGCCCCACCTGCCCTGCCTACAGGTTATGattcagaggaggaggaagagagcaggCCCATGAGTTACGATGAGAAGCGGCAGCTGAGCCTGGACATCAACAAATTACCTGGGGAGAAGCTGGGCCGAGTTGTGCATATAATCCAAGCCAGGGAGCCCTCTTTACGTGATTCAAACCCAGAAGAGATTGAGATTGATTTTGAAACACTCAAGCCATCCACACTTAGAGAGCTTGAGCGCTATGTCCTTTCCTGCCTACGTAAGAAACCCCGGAAGCCCTACAGTACGTATGAAATGAGGTTCATCTCATGGTTCTGAGGACAGTTTAGGAAAGATGGTGGGGTCTGTTCGCATTCAGGATTGTCAGCTCCCAGGATAATGGGATGTGTTGGTTGGCGCCTGACGTTCAAGAAGGGAACTTGGGAACCTTAGGGGCCCATAATAAGATGCTTGGGGCAATCTTAATGTATCCTGataaatttctttcattagcCATTAAGAAGCCTGTGGGAAAGACAAAGGAGGAACTGGCTTTGGAGAAGAAGCGGGAATTAGAAAAGCGGTTACAAGATGTCAGTGGACAGCTCAATTCTACTAAAAAGCCCCCCAAGAAAGGTGAGTATATACTTTCATGCCACTACAGATTGACTGCATCCTGCCGCCTTGACTGTCTTTTATTGACAAATGAAGATTCAGACTTGAACATCTTTAACTTTCGAATTTGTTCTGCAGCGAATGAGAAAACAGAGTCATCCTCTGCACAGCAAGTAGCAGTGTCACGCCTTAGCGCTTCCAGCTCCAGCTCAGATTCCAGCTCCTCCTCTTCATCGTCGTCGTCTTCAGACACCAGTGATTCAGACTCAGGCTAAGGGGTCAGGCCAGATGGGGCAGGAAGGCTCCGCAGGACCGGACCCCTAGACCACCCTGCCCCACCTGCCCCTTCCCCCTTTGCTGTGACACTTCTTCATCTCACCCCC
This region includes:
- the BRD2 gene encoding bromodomain-containing protein 2 isoform X2, whose amino-acid sequence is MDMGTIKRRLENNYYWAASECMQDFNTMFTNCYIYNKPTDDIVLMAQTLEKIFLQKVASMPQEEQELVVTIPKNSHKKGAKLAALQGSVTSAHQVPAVSSVSHTALYTPPPEIPTTVLNIPHPSVISSPLLKSLHSAGPPLLAVTAAPPAQPLAKKKGVKRKADTTTPTPTAILAPGSPASPPGSLEPKAARLPPMRRESGRPIKPPRKDLPDSQQQHQSSKKGKLSEQLKHCNGILKELLSKKHAAYAWPFYKPVDASALGLHDYHDIIKHPMDLSTVKRKMENRDYRDAQEFAADVRLMFSNCYKYNPPDHDVVAMARKLQDVFEFRYAKMPDEPLEPGPLPVSTAMPPGLAKSSSESSSEESSSESSSEEEEEEDEEDEEEEESESSDSEEERAHRLAELQEQLRAVHEQLAALSQGPISKPKRKREKKEKKKKRKAEKHRGRAGADEDDKGPRAPRPPQPKKSKKASGSGGGSAALGPSGFGPSGGSGTKLPKKATKTAPPALPTGYDSEEEEESRPMSYDEKRQLSLDINKLPGEKLGRVVHIIQAREPSLRDSNPEEIEIDFETLKPSTLRELERYVLSCLRKKPRKPYTIKKPVGKTKEELALEKKRELEKRLQDVSGQLNSTKKPPKKANEKTESSSAQQVAVSRLSASSSSSDSSSSSSSSSSSDTSDSDSG
- the BRD2 gene encoding bromodomain-containing protein 2 isoform X1 gives rise to the protein MLQNVTPHNKLPGEGNAGLLGLGPEAAAPGKRIRKPSLLYEGFESPTMASVPALQLTPANPPPPEVSNPKKPGRVTNQLQYLHKVVMKALWKHQFAWPFRQPVDAVKLGLPDYHKIIKQPMDMGTIKRRLENNYYWAASECMQDFNTMFTNCYIYNKPTDDIVLMAQTLEKIFLQKVASMPQEEQELVVTIPKNSHKKGAKLAALQGSVTSAHQVPAVSSVSHTALYTPPPEIPTTVLNIPHPSVISSPLLKSLHSAGPPLLAVTAAPPAQPLAKKKGVKRKADTTTPTPTAILAPGSPASPPGSLEPKAARLPPMRRESGRPIKPPRKDLPDSQQQHQSSKKGKLSEQLKHCNGILKELLSKKHAAYAWPFYKPVDASALGLHDYHDIIKHPMDLSTVKRKMENRDYRDAQEFAADVRLMFSNCYKYNPPDHDVVAMARKLQDVFEFRYAKMPDEPLEPGPLPVSTAMPPGLAKSSSESSSEESSSESSSEEEEEEDEEDEEEEESESSDSEEERAHRLAELQEQLRAVHEQLAALSQGPISKPKRKREKKEKKKKRKAEKHRGRAGADEDDKGPRAPRPPQPKKSKKASGSGGGSAALGPSGFGPSGGSGTKLPKKATKTAPPALPTGYDSEEEEESRPMSYDEKRQLSLDINKLPGEKLGRVVHIIQAREPSLRDSNPEEIEIDFETLKPSTLRELERYVLSCLRKKPRKPYTIKKPVGKTKEELALEKKRELEKRLQDVSGQLNSTKKPPKKANEKTESSSAQQVAVSRLSASSSSSDSSSSSSSSSSSDTSDSDSG